The Scomber scombrus chromosome 5, fScoSco1.1, whole genome shotgun sequence genome window below encodes:
- the LOC133980478 gene encoding lysophosphatidic acid receptor 4-like: MNNSVNTTGPQLGYAVGFGSVMVLGLPLNAVALWILLRRHSLKSPSVVFMVNLAISDLLLVISLPMRVYFYATGTWPLSFTACTWITMLFINNIRSSSIFITFISIDRLLAVVYPLRTRHLRTTSNAWKSAVLIWIFVIVLSIPERMISSLRHRNESNPTCFQYVHQQQPVIGLVYLQPVLVFILLTINIVSTALVSWTLRRHLTDSARINNKMNVMLIFAMNLVMFTICFVPVSIGVLNRKPGFPSLLWLATLNCCLDPLLYYFCLDSFWKKKEDVDSSPVQREHNLSTITPSAQQLTIPST, encoded by the coding sequence ATGAACAACAGTGTGAATACAACCGGGCCACAGCTGGGTTACGCTGTGGGCTTTGGATCTGTTATGGTGCTGGGTTTGCCTCTCAATGCTGTGGCACTGTGGATTCTGCTTCGCCGCCACAGCCTCAAATCCCCCAGTGTTGTTTTCATGGTCAACCTGGCCATCTCAGACCTGCTGCTGGTCATCTCCCTGCCCATGAGGGTCTACTTTTATGCCACAGGTACCTGGCCTCTGAGCTTCACTGCATGCACCTGGATTACAATGCTCTTCATCAACAACATCCGCTCAAGCTCCATCTTCATCACATTCATCAGCATAGATCGGCTGCTGGCTGTAGTTTATCCTCTGAGGACACGCCATCTGCGAACCACTTCCAACGCCTGGAAATCTGCTGTGCTCATTTGGATTTTTGTGATTGTGCTGAGTATCCCAGAGAGAATGATTTCTTCTTTAAGACACAGAAATGAATCTAACCCCACCTGTTTTCAATATGTccaccagcagcagcctgtAATAGGACTGGTTTACCTTCAGCCTGTGTTAGTGTTTATTCTGCTGACCATCAACATTGTGTCCACTGCTTTGGTGTCTTGGACTCTACGCAGACATCTCACTGACTCCGCAAGGATCAACAACAAGATGAATGTCATGCTGATTTTTGCCATGAACTTGGTAATGTTCACCATATGTTTCGTGCCTGTGTCTATTGGTGTTCTAAATAGAAAACCAGGATTTCCGTCTTTGTTATGGCTTGCTACTCTGAACTGTTGTCTGGATCCACTGTTGTACTACTTTTGTTTGGATTCCTtctggaagaaaaaagaggatgtgGATTCTAGTCCTGTCCAAAGGGAACACAATTTGAGTACCATCACTCCCAGTGCTCAACAATTAACTATTCCTTCGACATGA
- the LOC133980532 gene encoding lysophosphatidic acid receptor 6-like has product MNNSVNTTGPQLGYAVGFGSVMVLGLPLNAVALWILLRRHSLKSPSAVFMVNLAISDLLLVISLPMRVYFYATGTWPLSFTACSWITMLFVNNIRSSSIFITFISIDRLLAIVYPLRTRYLRTTSNAWKSAVLIWIFVTVVNIPERIIFSSRNKNNNNTCFEFHRQQQPVTGLEYIQPVLVFILLTINIVSTALVSWTLRRHLTRSAKVNNKMNVMLIFAMNLVMFTICFVLVSIGIIIWTPEFPSLIWLASLNCCLDPLLYYFSLDSFRKKKEDVDSGSVQREQNLSTITSIAQQ; this is encoded by the coding sequence ATGAACAACAGTGTGAATACAACTGGGCCACAGCTGGGTTACGCTGTGGGCTTTGGATCTGTTATGGTGCTGGGTTTGCCTCTCAATGCTGTGGCACTGTGGATACTGCTTCGCCGCCACAGCCTCAAATCCCCCAGTGCTGTTTTCATGGTCAACCTGGCCATCTCAGATCTGCTGCTGGTCATCTCCCTGCCCATGAGGGTCTACTTTTATGCCACAGGTACCTGGCCTCTGAGCTTCACTGCATGCTCCTGGATTACAATGCTCTTTGTCAACAACATCCGCTCAAGCTCCATCTTCATCACATTCATCAGCATAGATCGGCTGCTGGCTATAGTTTATCCTCTGAGGACACGCTATCTGCGAACCACTTCCAACGCCTGGAAATCTGCTGTGCTCATTTGGATTTTTGTGACTGTGGTGAACATCCCAGAGagaattattttttcttcaagaaacaaaaataataataatacctgtTTTGAATTTCACCGCCAGCAGCAGCCTGTAACAGGACTGGAATACATTCAGCCTGTGTTAGTGTTTATTCTGCTGACCATCAACATTGTGTCCACTGCTTTGGTGTCTTGGACTCTACGCAGACATCTCACACGGTCAGCAAAGGTCAACAACAAGATGAATGTCATGCTGATTTTTGCCATGAACTTGGTAATGTTCACCATATGTTTCGTGCTTGTGTCGATTGGTATTATAATTTGGACACCAGAATTTCCATCTTTGATATGGCTTGCTAGTCTGAACTGTTGTCTGGATCCACTGTTGTATTACTTTTCTTTGGATTCcttcaggaagaaaaaagaggatgtgGATTCTGGTTCTGTCCAAAGGGAACAAAATTTGAGTACCATCACTTCCATAGCTCAACAATGA
- the LOC133980533 gene encoding lysophosphatidic acid receptor 4-like, giving the protein MNNSVNTIGPQLGYAVGFGSVMVLGLPLNAVALWILLRRHSLKSPSAVFMVNLAISDLLLVISLPMRVYFYATGTWPLSFTACSWITMLFVNNIRSSSIFITFISIDRLLAVVYPLRTRYLRTTSNAWKSAVLIWIFVTVVNIPERIIFSQRNKNESTPTCFQFDKHSLKGMVYLQPVLMFILLTINIVSTALVSWTLRRHLTDSARINNKMNVMVIFAMNLVMFTICFVPVSIGVLNRKPEFLSLVWLASLNCCLDPLLYYFSLDSFWKKKEDADSGSVQREQNLSIITSRAQQ; this is encoded by the coding sequence ATGAACAACAGTGTGAATACAATCGGGCCACAGCTGGGTTATGCTGTGGGCTTTGGATCTGTTATGGTGCTGGGTTTGCCTCTCAATGCTGTGGCACTGTGGATTCTGCTTCGCCGCCACAGCCTCAAATCCCCCAGTGCTGTTTTCATGGTCAACTTGGCCATCTCAGACCTGCTGCTGGTCATCTCCCTGCCCATGAGGGTCTACTTTTATGCCACAGGTACCTGGCCTCTGAGCTTCACTGCATGCTCCTGGATTACAATGCTCTTTGTCAACAACATCCGCTCAAGCTCCATCTTCATCACATTCATCAGCATAGATCGGCTGCTGGCTGTAGTTTATCCTCTGAGGACACGCTATCTGCGAACCACTTCCAACGCCTGGAAATCTGCTGTGCTCATTTGGATTTTTGTGACTGTGGTGAACATCCCAGAGAGAATTATTTTTtctcaaagaaacaaaaatgaatctaCGCCTACCTGTTTTCAATTTGACAAGCATTCTCTAAAAGGAATGGTTTACCTTCAGcctgtgttaatgtttattcTGCTGACCATCAACATTGTGTCCACTGCTTTGGTGTCTTGGACTCTACGCAGACATCTCACTGACTCTGCAAGGATCAACAACAAGATGAATGTCATGGTGATTTTTGCCATGAACTTGGTAATGTTCACCATATGTTTCGTGCCTGTGTCTATTGGTGTTCTAAATAGAAAACCAGAATTTCTGTCTTTGGTATGGCTTGCTAGTCTGAACTGTTGTCTGGATCCACTGTTGTATTACTTTTCTTTGGATTCCTtctggaagaaaaaagaggatgcAGATTCTGGTTCTGTCCAAAGGGAACAAAATTTGAGTATCATCACTTCCAGAGCTCAACAATGA
- the LOC133980136 gene encoding lysophosphatidic acid receptor 6-like produces MNNSVNTTGPQPGYAVVFGSVMVLGLPLNAVALWILLRRHSLKSPSVVFMVNLAISDLLLVISLPMRVYFYATGTWPLSFTACIWFSMLFLNNIRSSAIFITFISIDRLLAVVYPLRTRHLRTTSNAWKSAVFIWIFVIVLNIPERIRFSKIKDNSTCFQYDHQQQPTTDLVYLQFVLVFILLTINIVSTALVSRTLRRHLTDSARINNKMNVMLIFAMNLVMFTICFVPVTIGVIIRIPELLSLIWLASLNCCLDPLLYYFSLDHFWKKKEDVDSSPVQREQNVGTSTPRAQQLTIPLT; encoded by the coding sequence ATGAACAACAGTGTGAATACAACCGGGCCACAGCCGGGTTATGCTGTGGTATTTGGATCTGTTATGGTGCTGGGTTTGCCTCTCAATGCTGTGGCACTGTGGATTCTGCTTCGCCGCCACAGCCTCAAATCCCCCAGTGTTGTTTTCATGGTGAACCTGGCCATCTCAGACCTGCTGCTGGTCATCTCCCTGCCCATGAGGGTCTACTTTTATGCCACAGGTACCTGGCCTCTGAGCTTCACTGCATGCATCTGGTTTTCAATGCTCTTCCTCAACAACATCCGCTCAAGCGCCATATTCATCACATTCATCAGCATAGATCGGCTGCTGGCTGTAGTTTATCCTCTGAGGACACGCCATCTGCGAACCACTTCCAACGCCTGGAAATCTGCTGTGTTCATTTGGATTTTTGTGATTGTGCTGAACATTCCAGAGAGAATAAGATTTTCAAAAATCAAAGATAATTCTACCTGTTTTCAATATGACCACCAGCAGCAGCCTACAACAGACCTGGTTTACCTTCAGTTTGTGTTAGTGTTTATTCTGCTGACCATCAACATTGTGTCCACTGCTTTGGTGTCTCGGACTCTACGCAGACATCTCACTGACTCCGCAAGGATCAACAACAAGATGAATGTCATGCTGATTTTTGCCATGAACTTGGTAATGTTCACCATATGTTTCGTGCCTGTGACGATTGGTGTTATAATTAGGATACCAGAATTGCTGTCTTTGATATGGCTTGCTAGTTTGAACTGCTGTCTGGATCCACTGTTGTACTACTTTTCTTTGGATCACTtctggaagaaaaaagaggatgtgGATTCTAGTCCTGTCCAAAGGGAACAAAATGTGGGTACCAGCACTCCCAGAGCTCAACAATTAACTATTCCTTTGACATGA